In Nostoc edaphicum CCNP1411, the sequence CTACCATCAATGAAGGAGTTACTATAGTATCTGTACCATTGTCAAGCAGCCAAAACATTCCGATCGCATTGGTAAACTATGTCAAACACAGCTTAAAAACTGTGGTGCTGGATGATGCAACAGCAAAAAACGATTTTATTACTGACCAATATTTCATGCAGGAACAACCCAAAAGTGTGTTGTGTACGTCGATTTTGCGTCATGGCCAATTAATCGGGTTACTATATCTGGAAAATAAGTTGACAATTGGTGCATTTACAAGCGATCGCCTAGAAGTTATCCAACTGCTATGCGCTCAAGCTGCCATTTCTCTAGAAAATGCCCGTCTTTATCAAGAATCTCAAAATTATGCCCAACAGTTAGAGCGATCGCTACAAGAACTTGAGCATACCCAATTACAAATGGTGCAAAACGAAAAAATGGCAACCTTGGGCAATTTAGTTGCTGGGGTGGCACATGAAATTAATAATCCCATTGGATTTTTGAAAGGCAGCCTTAACAATGCCGAAGAGTATATTCAAGACTTATTCGCCCATATCCAATGCTATCAACAACATCATCCCAATCCGGCGATCGCAGTCATTGAGCATGGCGAAGAAATTGACCTAGAATTCTTGACTGAAGACTTACCAAAGCTAGTAGGCTCAATGAAGGTGGCTTCAGAAAGGATCAAAGATATTAGCATCAGCCTCCGCACCTTCTCCAGAGCCGATACAACCGAAAAAGTTGCTTGTAACCTCCATGAAGGGATTGAGAGTACCCTGTTGATTTTGAAGTATCGCCTCAAAGCTAACGAAAAACGTCCAGCAATTGAAGTCATCACTGAATATGGAAAATTACCACCAGTTAAGTGCTTTTTAGGACAGCTAAATCAAGTATTTATGAACATCCTCGCTAACGCCATTGATGCCTTAGATACTTCTTGCGAGGGGCTTTCTTTTGCCCAAGCGCAAGCCAATCATCACCAAATACTGATTCACAGCGAAGTATCCAGTGAGCAAAACATGGTGGTAATTCGCATCAAAGATAACGGTCAAGGGATGCCAGAGGAGATTAGATCGCGGATATTTGATCACCTGTTTACAACAAAAGAAGTTGGGAAGGGAACAGGATTAGGACTCGCGATCGCTCGTCAAATTGTCGAAGAAACCCATAATGGACGGTTGAGTTGCAATTCTGTGCTTGGCGAAGGAACAGAATTTGTCATTGAGATTCCAGTGTTTTAACTAATTCGCGATTTTTCTCTCAATGCATAACACTCCTAACTTTTTGGTAGTGCGGAGAACAGCAATAGCATAATTCTACAAATCTGTATAACTTGATTCTAAATTAGGTATCGTTCAGAGTTAAGATGACACAATTGCGTCAAATTGTGGTTAAAGCTACAAAAATTGTTAAAACAACTAACTAATACCGTATTTCCAGCCTCAGTCTTCCGACTAGAGAGTGGTTTAACTTTTATTCATCAAGAAATTCCCACCACTCCTGTAGTTGTGGCGGATGTTTGGGTGCGTGCTGGAGCCAGCCTAGAGCCAAAACCGTGGTTCGGTATGGCGCACTTTTTAGAACACATGATTTTTAAAGGTACGGCAATGCTACCCCCTGGGATGTTCGATTCCAAAGTTGAAAACCGGGGTGGCGTCAGTAATGCGGCGACAAGCTATGACTATGCTCATTATTCACTCACCACAGCTGCCCCTTATTTAAAAGATACTCTGCCCTACTTGGGAGAACTCTTGCTGAATGCGGCAATTCCAGAAGATGAATTTAGCCGCGAACGAGATGTGGTACTAGAAGAAATTCGCTCTTGTCAGGACGATTCCGACTGGATAGGATTTCAAGCGCTGATTCAAAGCATCTATCCGCATCACCCTTACGGACGTTCGGTATTGGGTACTGAGCAAGAACTAATGCAGCAATCGCCAGAAGCAATGCGCTGTTTTCACCGCACTCACTATCAGCCGGAAAACATGACGGTGGTAATTGCCGGAGGTATAGGCCAGAAACCAGCTTTGGAAATGGTAAATCATTCCTTTGCTGATTTTGCCGAACGCTCGAATTGTCCGCAGTTTGAGAAAGTGGCAAAGCCAGTAATAACAGGAATTCACCGCCAAGAACTGTGTTTACCACGCATAGAGCAAGCGCGATTGTTGATGGCGTGGCTTGTACCAGGAGTAGAAGAAATTCGCACTGGCTACGGTTTAGATTTGTTGTCAGTGTTATTGGCAGAAGGGCGGACTTCGCGTTTAGTGCGCGATTTGCGAGAAGATTTGCAATTGGTACAGGGAATTTACAGTAGTTTTTCTCTACAACGAGAATCAAGTTTATTTACAATTACTGCCTGGTTGGAACCAGAAAATCTGGAGGAAGTAGAGTCCTTGATTTGCGCTCATTTGGATGATTTGCAGACTAGAGGAATTAGTGAACAGGAACTTGCCCGTACACGCAGGCTGCTATGTAATGAGTATGCATTTTCTACCGAAACGCCAAATCAACTTACAGGGCTTTATGGATATTACAATACCATCGCCCAAGCTGAATTAGCTGTGACATATCCCCAACAGATTCAGTCTTTTGATGCCAAAGAACTGCAAAAATTAGCTAAACAGTATCTCTCGCCGGAGAATTACGCGGTTACTGTACTTAAACCGTGTTAAGTATTGGGTATTGGGCATTGGGCATGGGGCATTGGGCATGGGGTATTAGTTTTTGACAAATGACAAATGACGAATGACAAATGACGAATGACAAAGGACAAATGACAAATGACAAAGGACAAATGATAAATGACAACCTTGCTGCAAAAATCGCCTATGCATCGCACCGTCTTGAACAATGGCATTGTCGTGCTGGTGGCAGAAAATCCGGCTGCGGACATTATTGCAGCGCGAATTTTTGTGCGTGCCGGTAGTTGTAACGAAAACCGGGAGCTAGCAGGGTTGGCACATTTGTTATCGGCAGTGATGACAAAGGGATGCGATGGACTTTCTAGCTTGGAAATTGCAGAAATCGTCGAGTCTGTAGGGGCGAGTTTAAGTGCGGATGCTGGCACTGATTATTTTTTGCTATCTTTCAAAACGGTAACATCCGATTTTGGGGAAATTTTAACATTGGCAGGGCGGATTTTGCGATCGCCTACTTTTCCCGAAACTCAAGTGGAATTAGAACGGCGTCTAGCACTCCAAGATATTCGTTCGCAAAAAGAGCAACCGTTCACCGTCGCCTTTGAACAAATGCGGCAGGTCATGTACCAAAATCACCCATACTCTATGTCAGTGCTGGGAGATGAAACCACCATGAGTCGCTTAACTCGTGAGGATTTAGTAGAGTATCACCAAACTTATTTCCGTCCAGACAATGTAGTAATTAGTATTGCTGGTAGGGTTACACCTACAGATGCCGTGGCATTGGTGGAAGAAGTTTTTGGTGATTGGCAACCTACAACCCAAGCACTGCCAATACTGAATTTACCTGAGATTAAGGTAGAACCGCAGGTAAGAGTAAAGCCAGTACAGACACAACAATCAATTGTGATGCTCGGTTATTTGGGAACATCGGTGAGTTCTATTGACTATGCCCCACTGAAGTTGCTGTGTACCTACTTGGGAAATGGGCTTTCTAGTCGCTTGTTTGTGGAATTGCGGGAAAAACGAGGTTTAGCTTATGAAGTATCCGCTTTTTACTCCACAAGGCTATTTCCAGCCTCCTTTGTGGTTTATATCGGTACGGCACCGGAGAATACCAGCATTGCCCTAGAAGGGCTGCGTACAGAAGTAGATTTACTCTCAACGACCGAAGTATCCGAAAGCGCACTCCAGGCTGCGAAAAATAAAATTTTGGGGCAATATGCTTTGGGTAAACAAACGAATGGGCAAATTGCTCAGATATACGGCTGGTATGAAATTTTGGGATTAGGAATTGATTTTGACACCAGATTTCAAGAATTGATTGCGGCTGTGAGTGCCCAGGATGCGATCGCCGCAGCTTGTAAGTATTTAAAAGAACCTTACTTGTCTTTAGTTGGGCAAGAAGAAGCAATTAATCGTGCGATCGCATCATAGGCTTGCTCTCTAACCCTACTTTTTGAGAAGGGTTAGAGAGCAAGCCTATGGGATTATGCGCGTAGCCCAGCAAAGACATCGTAAAATGAAGCAGCTGTTTTTTAGACCAAGCGGCTGTACCATTAGCATGAGAATATTCTGGGAGTAAATTCCATGCAAAGCAGCTTGACAGCAAGTATTTTGAGTTACTTAAAATTACTAGACCCAACTGTAAACCGCTGTAGAATGGAAAAACGGCAAAAGGGTTGGTGGCCAAAGAGGTCTAAATCTTTATCAGCCATTGAAATACTCTTGTTCTCCACTACGCCTCTGCTCATTGCCTCAACGGCTGTAGTATCGATAGCAGCACCGCAAAAAATTGCCCAAGTAAACCCTGGAAATAGCATCAACCGCCCTATCCTTAAAGTTGGTAGCCAAGGCGAACGTGTGGCTGAACTTCAAGCAGCTCTAAAACTTTTGGGTTTTTACTCTGGTGCTGTAGATGGTACATATAGTGAGAATACAGCCAGCGCTGTTTCCCGATTTAAACAAGCCGCTGGCTTGAATCCAGATGGCATTGTTGATGCCAGCACTTGGCAACGACTTTTTCCTAGAGAACCAGTAGCAGCATCAACAGTCCCTTCATCCCAGCCAAGATTTAACTCAGCTACAAATTTTCCTGTCCCAACCCAAGCTAGCAACCTCACTAATGTTGCAAATCCTAACCCCAACCCCCCCAGGCAAGCTGTAACGCAAGTTCCGACTAGCCCTGAACCAAGACCTGCAACTCCAAGACAAGCTGTAAGACCAGTTGCAACTAGCCCTGAACCAAAACCTGCGACTCCAAGACAAGCTGTAAGACCAGTTGCGACTAGCCCTGAACCAAGACCTGCCACCCCAAGAAAAGCTACAACTTCAAGCACACAGAAAACGCCAAATCGTACTACATCAACTACTCGAACTCAGTCAAACACAACTACCAAGCGAACCCCTGGTATTCAATACACCTCAGAAGGATTACCTATTTTGCGTATAGGATTACGTGGTTCTGAAGTTGTAAAGTTGCAACAACAACTGAAAAAGCTTGGTTTCTTGAAAGGCGATGCCGATGGAGACTTTGGCGTGACAACGGAAACTGCTGTAAAAGCTGCACAAAAGCGCTATGGCTTAGAAGCTGACGGCGTAGTTGGTGGCTCTACCTGGGAGGTTCTTTTGCGGCGTTAACCGTATCCTTACTCTTCAAGTTAAGGCAAAAGACGCGATAAATCGCGTCTTTGTGATCTAAAATTTTCATCAAAAAGCCTTAACCGAACCGTATTGGCATCTTAGTCATCAGTCAATACTTGTCGGGTTTTGGGGAAAAGGGGAAGGTGGGACCCCCTCTGGGGATAAGGGGCGGGGGAAAGGGGAAAGAAAAAACCTTTAACCTTTACCCTTTAACCTTTTCCCCAAACCCAATTCCGAGTTAAAAATCCTTAACCGAGCAGTATTGAGTCATCAGTAACTAAAGATACGGGCAATATGCCCATCGGACAAAACTGGATAATTTATTTTTTGGAAATCCCTAATTACAGAGGTTTCTCTAAACCGAGAAACCTCTGTAGGGGTTTTGCGATTCACACCATTTTTTATGAATTCACTGCGGTACATCCTGCAATACGATAAAGATACACTGATTAGAAGTATCTCTCTTGCCAACACTGAAAAATTACATTGCTTTTAGGCTGACAAAAGATGATGGCAACTTTAGGAGTCAAGTACAGCGACACCTGATAGTGTTATGGATCACAACTGGCAATAGTGAAATTAATTAAACTTACTGCTAATTCCTCTAAAAAGACTTATGCAACACTTTTTATTAACTTGGCTCGGTACTGCGGTGGCGTTATTTCTTACTGCTAATATCGTTCCGGGATTCCTGATCAAGAATTTTGTGACTGCCTTGGTCGCTGCCCTTGTTATTGGTCTGGTTAATGCATTTATTAGACCAATTTTGCGGATTTTGACGTTTCCGATTACCTTACTCACTTTTGGTTTATTTACATTAGTGATCAACGCCTTAACTCTTTGGCTGGCAAGTGCCCTAACTCCTGGTACTGGTTTTGAAATTCAGGGCTTTTTACCTGCTTTGTTAGGTTCAATTGTGCTAGCAATTGTTTCTAGCATAATTAACTATTTGTTGAGAGTTGCTACCTAGAAAATTAGTGAGATTCTGTAATACTAATATTTGAAGCTTGGGCAACAGCTAATGTTACTGCTCCTGCTTGCCCTTGTAGCTGAAAAATTTGTTTAGGAACTAAAAACCTTACGGGTAATTGCTCCATACTTGTGAAGGGAAAAACAGTCAACGATGTGAGTTGAGCGGCTGCAAGAATAGCAGCTGCCTCTGCTACGCTAGGTGTACCTACTTTGAGGTTGGTAATTGTGGCAGGGTTGGGGACACAGACAGAGCCAAGGATTTCCGCAGAAAAGGTTTTTAGGGGCAAATTGCGTAGATGGCAAAATTCTACTAAGCCAACTTCCGAGGCTTTATTGTCAATGGTAGCAATCCCTGCGATCGCACTTGGAAAAAGTTGATTTTCTCGAAAGATTTCCTCAACCGCCCAATCAATCAACTGCCATGAAGTTCCCCGTTTACAGCCAATTCCTACCCATAAAACCTGTTCTACTTGGTTTATTTCCTTATTCAGTTCGTGTATCCTCTAAGAAACATTATGATACCACTGGAGTTGCCCTTAAGCGTGTTGCTGTGCTTTTGCGAATGCGATCGCTTTTGCGAACACCACCCGCCATTTCATATTCACGGCTATCCTTGCCGTACTTAAAGGCAACTCCAAGGAGCATTTTTCCAGTCAAGTCGCTCAAAGTTGTTTCCAACTCTTTCATCTCATTTGTGTAAGAGTCAATCACAGCCAGAGTAGTATTATAAGCATCTATTTTGCTACGGTACTGCTGAATTATTTGTGTAAGATTTTGCAAGTTTCGAGCATCCCCAAAATCCATGCTGGGATCAATTGCTTTGAGTCCGGCGATTCTCAATTCAGCTTTCTCTAGAACGCGATATGTACGCTTTTGCCGAGGCATAATTATCTTCTTTTTATGGTGTTCTAGAGCTAGCTTGCCCTACTAAAGCCTAATTTTGGTTGGGTAAAATCCACAAATATTAGTATCTAATGTAACTATAGACTCAGCAATATCAACGAAAATTATGATGTTTGTAATGAAAATTGTAGTGCTGGTAACTAAACTCGTAACAATGTAACAAAAATAATGATGTTTGTAACAAAAATCGTAGTGGTGGTAACTAAACTCGTTACTTTAGTAACAAACTCGTAACAATGTAACAAAAATAATGATGTTTATAACAAAAATCGTAGCGGTGGTAACTAAACTCATTATTTTAGTAACTTAAAGTGCAATGTTAGTGGTGATAATCTAGGTTTTTTTAACTTAAATTGCGAAATTTATAACAAAAGCGGTGTGGTAATAAATAAATAAGATACACATAGTCAAGGCAGGATATGATACTTGAAACTGCGGCGATCGCTGTTGGCACTATAATAGCCACCAAAGCCTTAGAAAAAACGGGCGAAAAAGTAGGTGAAGTTTTATGGGATAAGACTGGTAAGTTTCTCGTCACCCTCAAAAAACAGTCTCCCCAGACTGTAGTTGCGATTGAGAAAGCGCCAGAGCAACCACTTGACTATGGAAAGCTTTACTAGAAGTGGAATCTGCGGCTAAAGCTAATCCTGAAGTGGCTCAAGTAGTCAAAGAATTGGCAGAAGCAGCAAAAGCAGAACCAAATCCTAAACTTGCAGAAATTCTGGCTATGCCTAACCTAGAGAAATTGGCAGACAAAATTGGTCAGGTTGTTATGCCAGGTGGAACAGGAAATATTGAAAATATGTCCTTTTAAATTATCAGCAGTTATTAGTTATCGTGTGACCTAACCCCCAACCCCTTCCCTACAAGGGAAGGGGAGTAAGATTCAAAGCCTCTCGACCTTTCGGCTACGGTGTACACACATCTTGGTAATGAAGCCTAAATCCTAGATTTACCCCCCTTAATCCCCCCTTGCAAAGGCTACGGTGTATACACAAGTCTAATTACCCCCCTTAATCCCCCCTTGCCAAGGGGGGAAATAGAAAATCTAGTTCCCCTCCCCAATGCATCGGGGAGGGTTAGGGTGGGGTAATTCGAGGACTGGTAGTGATTCGATAACTTGTGTGTACACCGTAGCTTGCAAAGGGGGGAAATATCCTGTTCTCCCCCTTGCCAAGGGGGAGTTAGAGGGGGTCAAAAGGACTAGTGTATACGCATAGCAATTTCGGAGAGAGGTCTTTCAGTTTTTGTGAACAGCAAGATTTAACTATGTATGGCTGAAGACTCTGGGAAGTTTGCCGAAAAAATTGGTGTTTACGTCGCTCCTGGTGGTCAAGCTTCCATTGGCACTCAAATTATTGAGGGGCAAAAACAGTTAACTCCCACAAAATCTATTCCTTATCGCGGTTCCGTCCATTTCGTCGGCCGAGAAACGGAACTGACAACGGTACATGAAGACTTGCAGCGCGGAAATTATGTAGCAATAGCGGGAATGGGTGGCGTGGGCAAAACTGAATTAGCCACCCAATACGCTAGACGATATCAACAAGATTATGGCGGGATTACCTGGTTTAACGACAGAGAAACCAATCTCGCCGCCGAAGTTTTAGAGTTTTTTCAGTTGCAGTTTGGTTTGGAGATTCCCCAAGAATTAGGAGGAAGACTTTTAAGCCTTAAAGAACAAGTCGCCTGGTGTTGGTCTAAATATCCCGACTCTCCCTTGCCGATTTTAATCATCTTTGATGATGTAACTGATTTAGACAACCTCCGCCAAGTCGTTCCCAACAATAATTGCTTCCGAGTCTTAATTACTACTCGACTGCGGCATTTAGACCCGAATTTTATTCAAGAGATTCCCTTAGATGTTCTCTCGCCCCAAAAAGAACCAGGTAAAGCCTTAGAACTGTTAAAACGACTGTTGGGCGAAAAAGATAAGCGAGTCGAAAACCAACCACAAGCTGCAACAGCAATATGTGAATGTCTGGAATATTTGCCCTTGGGGATAGAGTTAGTGGGAGGTTATTTAGTACGCGACCCGGACATATCTTTAGATATCATGTTTGGGCGATTGCAAGAACGTAAATTAGCAGAAGCAGCTTTACAAGACCGGGAAACTCTCAACTCAACTCAATTGGGGGTCAAAGCCGCCTTTGCTTTAACTTGGGAAGAACTCGACCCACTGGCGCAACAACTAGGAAAATTTTTGAGTTTATTTTCTCCTGCACTGATTCTTTGGGAATTGGTTATTTGGGTAGCGACAGGTGGAAAGGAAGCAAAAAATCAGGAAGAAAGACAGCTAACTTGGTCAAAAGATGAATTAAACGCAGCTAAAAAGCAACTCTACGGGCGCAACTTGCTACAACTGGTAGAAGAGAGAGAAAGATGTTATAAAATTCATGCCTTAGTGCGGTGGTTTTTGCAAGAGGAGTTAGCCGATGCCGGCGAGATGAAATCAGTTTTGGAAACAACCTTCGCCACCGCCATGATAACCGTTGCCCAAATCCTTCCTGGTTCACCTACTTCTGAGCAAATTGAAAGCATCAGAGATATCGTTCCCCATCTCGAAGACCTGGGTAAACGCATAATTGCAGAGATAAAAGAAGCAAAAGAGACACAGATAATTTCTTTAGCATCAGTCCCCAGCGATGAAGTAATTTGGGTATTTGTAAAGGTAGGAAGATTTTACGAAGGACAAGGATTATATCAATTAGTAGAACTTTGTTATGAGGATTGCGTAAATGTTTGCCAATCTTTGTTTGCTGGCGACCATCCGGATGTCGCTACTAGCTTGAACAATTTAGCAGCACTCTACAATAGCCAAGGTAAGTACAGCGATGCCGAACCTCTCTACATTGATGCTTTGGCAATGACAAAGCGCCTGTTTGCTGGCGACCATTCCAATGTCGCTACTAGCTTGAACAATTTAGCAGTACTCTACGATAGCCAAGGGCGGTACAGCGAAGGCGAACCTCTCTACATTGATGCTTTGGCAATGACAAAGCGCCTGTTTGCTGGCGACCATCCTGATGTCGCTTCTAGCTTGAACAATTTAGCAGCACTCTACAATAGCCAAGGGCAGTACAGCAAAGCCGAACCTCTCTACATTGATGCTTTGGCAATGAGACAGCGCCTGTTTGCTGGCGACCATCCGGATGTCGCTTCTAGCTTGAACAATTTAGCAGCACTCTACTATAGCCAAGGGCGGTACAGCGAAGCCGAACCTTTCTTGATTGATGCTTTGGCAATGATAAAGCGCCTGTTTGCTGGCGACCATCCGGATGTCGCTTCTAGCTTGAACAATTTAGCTTTCCTCTACAATAGCCAAGGGCGGTACAGCGAAGCCGAACCTCTTTACATTGATGCTTTGGCAATGACAAAGCGCCTGTTTGCTAGCGACCATCCCAATGTCGCTACTAGCTTGTACAATTTAGCAGCACTCTACAAAAGCCAAGGGCGGTACAGCGAAGCCGAACCTCTTTACATTGATGCTTTGGCAATGACAAAGCGCCTGTTTGCTGGCGACCATCCCTATGTCGCTTTTAGTTTGAACAATTTAGCAGTACTCTACAAAAGCCAAGGGCGGTACAACGAAGCCGAACCTCTCTTGATTGATGCTTTGGCAATGACAAAGCGCCTGTTTGCTGGCGACCATCCCAATGTCGCTACTAGCTTGAACAATTTAGCAGCACTCTACAAAAGCCAAGGGCGGTACAACGATGCCGAACCTCTCTTGATTGATGCTTTGGCAATGACAAAGCGCCTGTTTGCTGGCGACCATCCCAATGTCGCTACTAGCTTGAACAATTTAGCAGCACTCTACAAAAGCCAAGGGCGGTACAACGATGCCGAACCTCTCTTGATTGATGCTTTGGCAATGACAAAGCGCCTGTTTGCTGGCGACCATCCCAATGTCGCTACTAGCTTGAACAATTTAGCAGTACTCTACGATAGCCAAGGGCGGTACAGCGATGCCGAACCTCTTTACATTGATGCTTTGGCAATGTGCCAACGGGTGTTAGGCGTTAATCATCCCACTACAGCGACAATTCGAGAAAATCTAGCAATCCTACAACGCCAGTCTACTCCCCGTGCTATCTGGAAACGTCGGTTAGGTCAGTTTGTGCAAACGTTAAAGGCGATATTAATTTTCCCGTTTTCTCTGCTGTGGCGATTGGCTAAAAAAATAATTCGTAATTAAAAGAGCGAGTCCAGGCGATAGAGTTTGCAATCTAGTAGTTTTGAGCGATCGTCGAAGATGTTGCCGTTGGCGAAGTCTCTCGAAGAGAAGGCATCGCTATTTTCTCATCAACCAAGGTGCGATTGCTAAACGTTTCCTCAAAGACAACGCCTAACAACCTTGATAAGATGGAAAAAATAGTTTAACCTAACTACCAAGGTTATGAGTAATATTAATATTTCCTTGCCTGAGTCGATGAAAGCCTTTATTGAAGAACAAGTGGCTCAAGGTGGCTACGGTTCAGTTAGCGAATATCTACAAGAGTTAATCACCCAAGACCAAAAACGCAAGATGCAAGAACATATAGAAGAACTTTTAATTGCAGGACTTGAAAGTGGAGAAGCAATAGAAGTTAATGATGAATGGTGGCAGCAAAAACGCACAAACTTGATAAACCACCTGCATCAAGAGAAATAATGACAAAGCGGATAATCATTACACCCAAAGCCAGTTTAGATATTGATGATTATTTTGCTTACATTGCCCAAGAAAACCCCGACACGGCTCTTTTATTTTTTGACTCTGTAAGAGAAACTTTTGCACAGTTAGGAAGAATGCCTGGAATGGGTAGCCGTTATCCCGTGGATAATCTTCGTTTACAAGGTTTACGTAAATGGGCTGTTAAGGGATTTAAAAAGTATCTAATTTTTTACTTTGAGCAACATGAAAGCATTGAAGTTGTGCGGATTCTCTATGCAGGGCAAGATATAGAAAGGATTTTAGAACAGGAATGATATTGATTAGCGATCGCTTGTATGATTATTTTGGTGGAGCGATGATTTAAGGCTGGCATATCTCAACTAACTTAACTGCGATCGCTGAGAAACTAAACCAGGTAACCGTACACTCAAAAGAGATACAAAAGTTATAGCTTGGCAAAGTCTGAAACAACGAGAATTATTGACGAGTCAAGTATATACACAATACAATTATTGTAGTAGAACCTCACGATAGAGTTAATCAAAATATTTTTCCCAGAGAATAATAGACAAGCAATATTAAAGATAATTTGGACAAAACTAATGAACGCCAAAATTATTGCTTTCTTGGGGATTACGGCAGCCTTTGCAAACTTAGGCAGCCCAGTATACGCACAGTCACCAGCATCAAATTCAAATCCAGGAGAATACAGACTAACTGGTGATTCTCTAGTTGGAATTGATCAAAGAACAGCCCAAGATGACTTTGGAAGATTTTTTGAGCAAACTAATCCAGCAAGCATCTCTAACAATAATAGAAGAGGCAATAAAGCTCCAGTCAAAATCCGCTTTAACGAATCATTATCACAGCCAGACACTTCTATTTTCTTAACACCCGCTCAGTCTGAAAGTGACAATGATGGATTGCAAGTACAGTTGGATCTGGGGAGAGAATAACCAAATATAAAAGTTGACGCTCTAATATAGAGTGTATTATCGCCAAGCGCCGCACCGTCAACAATCGAAGGTGCGTCAGCCTACGACATAACATTGGTGTCAACTTAAGCTCAAACGCTAATTCCACAGGCATTTTACCCCACCCTAACCCTCCCCAATGCATCGGGAGGATTAAGGGGGGTAATTAGACTTGTGTGTACACGATAGGCTTGCGGGGAGCAAACCCTACAGCTATTTTTGCTGCTTATTCTACGTCCCCTACAAGAGTAAAATTGCCCACTTGACTAAATCCGCCTTCCTGAGTCGGTAATTCTGCAATCATTTTGCAGTAAAATTAATCGTCTAGATACAGGAGGGCTTTGAGATGACTCGTGTCATCATTGTGCGCCACGGTCAAAGTGGTTATAACACCGAACGGCGTATTCAGGGACGCACTGATGCGTCAACATTAACCGAAAAAGGTCGTAACGATGCCAGTAAAGTTGGCAAAGCCCTCAGCAATATTTTATTTAATGCTATTTATAGCAGTCCCCTGCAACGAGCGAAACACACAGCAGATATTATTCATAGTGAGTTAGCTGCT encodes:
- a CDS encoding M16 family metallopeptidase; this encodes MLKQLTNTVFPASVFRLESGLTFIHQEIPTTPVVVADVWVRAGASLEPKPWFGMAHFLEHMIFKGTAMLPPGMFDSKVENRGGVSNAATSYDYAHYSLTTAAPYLKDTLPYLGELLLNAAIPEDEFSRERDVVLEEIRSCQDDSDWIGFQALIQSIYPHHPYGRSVLGTEQELMQQSPEAMRCFHRTHYQPENMTVVIAGGIGQKPALEMVNHSFADFAERSNCPQFEKVAKPVITGIHRQELCLPRIEQARLLMAWLVPGVEEIRTGYGLDLLSVLLAEGRTSRLVRDLREDLQLVQGIYSSFSLQRESSLFTITAWLEPENLEEVESLICAHLDDLQTRGISEQELARTRRLLCNEYAFSTETPNQLTGLYGYYNTIAQAELAVTYPQQIQSFDAKELQKLAKQYLSPENYAVTVLKPC
- a CDS encoding M16 family metallopeptidase produces the protein MTTLLQKSPMHRTVLNNGIVVLVAENPAADIIAARIFVRAGSCNENRELAGLAHLLSAVMTKGCDGLSSLEIAEIVESVGASLSADAGTDYFLLSFKTVTSDFGEILTLAGRILRSPTFPETQVELERRLALQDIRSQKEQPFTVAFEQMRQVMYQNHPYSMSVLGDETTMSRLTREDLVEYHQTYFRPDNVVISIAGRVTPTDAVALVEEVFGDWQPTTQALPILNLPEIKVEPQVRVKPVQTQQSIVMLGYLGTSVSSIDYAPLKLLCTYLGNGLSSRLFVELREKRGLAYEVSAFYSTRLFPASFVVYIGTAPENTSIALEGLRTEVDLLSTTEVSESALQAAKNKILGQYALGKQTNGQIAQIYGWYEILGLGIDFDTRFQELIAAVSAQDAIAAACKYLKEPYLSLVGQEEAINRAIAS
- a CDS encoding peptidoglycan-binding domain-containing protein; translated protein: MQSSLTASILSYLKLLDPTVNRCRMEKRQKGWWPKRSKSLSAIEILLFSTTPLLIASTAVVSIAAPQKIAQVNPGNSINRPILKVGSQGERVAELQAALKLLGFYSGAVDGTYSENTASAVSRFKQAAGLNPDGIVDASTWQRLFPREPVAASTVPSSQPRFNSATNFPVPTQASNLTNVANPNPNPPRQAVTQVPTSPEPRPATPRQAVRPVATSPEPKPATPRQAVRPVATSPEPRPATPRKATTSSTQKTPNRTTSTTRTQSNTTTKRTPGIQYTSEGLPILRIGLRGSEVVKLQQQLKKLGFLKGDADGDFGVTTETAVKAAQKRYGLEADGVVGGSTWEVLLRR
- a CDS encoding phage holin family protein; the protein is MQHFLLTWLGTAVALFLTANIVPGFLIKNFVTALVAALVIGLVNAFIRPILRILTFPITLLTFGLFTLVINALTLWLASALTPGTGFEIQGFLPALLGSIVLAIVSSIINYLLRVAT
- a CDS encoding cobalamin biosynthesis protein, with protein sequence MHELNKEINQVEQVLWVGIGCKRGTSWQLIDWAVEEIFRENQLFPSAIAGIATIDNKASEVGLVEFCHLRNLPLKTFSAEILGSVCVPNPATITNLKVGTPSVAEAAAILAAAQLTSLTVFPFTSMEQLPVRFLVPKQIFQLQGQAGAVTLAVAQASNISITESH
- a CDS encoding tetratricopeptide repeat protein, which codes for MAEDSGKFAEKIGVYVAPGGQASIGTQIIEGQKQLTPTKSIPYRGSVHFVGRETELTTVHEDLQRGNYVAIAGMGGVGKTELATQYARRYQQDYGGITWFNDRETNLAAEVLEFFQLQFGLEIPQELGGRLLSLKEQVAWCWSKYPDSPLPILIIFDDVTDLDNLRQVVPNNNCFRVLITTRLRHLDPNFIQEIPLDVLSPQKEPGKALELLKRLLGEKDKRVENQPQAATAICECLEYLPLGIELVGGYLVRDPDISLDIMFGRLQERKLAEAALQDRETLNSTQLGVKAAFALTWEELDPLAQQLGKFLSLFSPALILWELVIWVATGGKEAKNQEERQLTWSKDELNAAKKQLYGRNLLQLVEERERCYKIHALVRWFLQEELADAGEMKSVLETTFATAMITVAQILPGSPTSEQIESIRDIVPHLEDLGKRIIAEIKEAKETQIISLASVPSDEVIWVFVKVGRFYEGQGLYQLVELCYEDCVNVCQSLFAGDHPDVATSLNNLAALYNSQGKYSDAEPLYIDALAMTKRLFAGDHSNVATSLNNLAVLYDSQGRYSEGEPLYIDALAMTKRLFAGDHPDVASSLNNLAALYNSQGQYSKAEPLYIDALAMRQRLFAGDHPDVASSLNNLAALYYSQGRYSEAEPFLIDALAMIKRLFAGDHPDVASSLNNLAFLYNSQGRYSEAEPLYIDALAMTKRLFASDHPNVATSLYNLAALYKSQGRYSEAEPLYIDALAMTKRLFAGDHPYVAFSLNNLAVLYKSQGRYNEAEPLLIDALAMTKRLFAGDHPNVATSLNNLAALYKSQGRYNDAEPLLIDALAMTKRLFAGDHPNVATSLNNLAALYKSQGRYNDAEPLLIDALAMTKRLFAGDHPNVATSLNNLAVLYDSQGRYSDAEPLYIDALAMCQRVLGVNHPTTATIRENLAILQRQSTPRAIWKRRLGQFVQTLKAILIFPFSLLWRLAKKIIRN